One window of Oscillibacter hominis genomic DNA carries:
- a CDS encoding major tail protein produces the protein MSKVKMGAKYPRFAPIKSEAANALPTYDTVKVTIGELIAANMTVNLASGELYSDDALNIKVSEFSSATVAMEIDGLEDDVAKALYGATVESDGALVTYNVGDVAPNGGLAYYVQMRDKAGKAYFKGYYFPKVQAAMGTDNAATKGSSVSFQTANTTFTVMKAENGDWMQTELHDTEAAAKAWVDSVLTSTAPDV, from the coding sequence ATGAGCAAGGTAAAAATGGGCGCAAAGTATCCCAGATTCGCACCGATCAAGAGCGAGGCGGCCAATGCGCTGCCCACCTATGACACGGTCAAGGTGACCATCGGTGAGCTCATCGCCGCCAACATGACGGTGAACCTGGCCAGCGGCGAGCTGTATTCCGACGATGCCCTGAACATCAAGGTATCCGAGTTTTCCAGCGCCACAGTCGCCATGGAAATCGACGGCCTGGAGGATGACGTGGCAAAGGCCCTGTACGGCGCCACGGTGGAGTCCGACGGAGCCCTGGTGACCTACAATGTGGGCGACGTCGCTCCCAATGGAGGCCTGGCCTACTATGTGCAGATGCGCGATAAGGCCGGAAAAGCCTATTTCAAGGGCTACTACTTCCCCAAGGTCCAGGCGGCCATGGGCACCGACAACGCCGCCACCAAGGGAAGTTCCGTCAGCTTCCAGACCGCAAACACCACCTTTACGGTGATGAAGGCGGAAAACGGGGACTGGATGCAGACTGAGCTCCACGATACCGAGGCAGCAGCCAAGGCGTGGGTGGACTCCGTGCTGACCTCCACCGCCCCCGACGTGTAA
- a CDS encoding phage tail tape measure protein — MAAKVISLAIEGEREYLQSISQINSALDALKAQLAQVEDQVLSSADSIEALSAKNDLLLSIQTELQKKLEASRKALERAQAAQQKYMDSASALGAEVASAEKRLDGLKTSTTGLSAEQSLLNEALRRYREAQADAQAYQDAAQKGVERWQDTVSGAQKDLERLNVQLADNATRLEEAKKSADKHATATSQYAKQSKEAAREADASADAIGTLASALKDAGIPEGLEQIKAALQACVDASVSFESAMADVSGSVGGTDAQLKDLSDGIKQMSTEMPASAEEIAALAQTAGQLGIAAEDVLDFSRVMLGLGECTDMSAEEATSAFAKLSAMTGTSAADYERLGSVIVELDNHFAATGQEIIQLAAEFAAAGVQAGLTEPEIMALAAAMASVAAESGTGGAALNEALTAMESAVSSGGAALETFARVSGLSAAEFSAAFQDNAVTAIQAFFSGLGELEKQGQSAATVLEELGLSSADQAGLLTSLATSSDNLSSALALSGQAWKENTALSDEAGIHYETTEGKLAMCENALTNVKAAIGDVLAPALQDAASFGTEAFSWAADFIEQNPWLIEALTGVAAAVGTLVTGVTALGAVNTVLSAIGSSLSVLAGTAMPIVGIVSAFVGLAAAIGTAAASASSAVPSVQELTTAAQASADAMAGAKDRYSDTLAATEAAANVADTYIDKLESMKAAGLQTDEQAKEYHDTLATLCQVVPELASSIDLETDSIKGGTEALRDNVDAWKANAEQQAYQDYYNSLYANYSAVLIEAEKNSIKLSEAQAAADVAAAGMDSSYEKLLATLGMTDEQFRSTYNTVEDIPYRSVSEDVANLRGQYLSFKGQLEDSNASVVSFQSAIEENEEAVADAEAELELAEQALANLSGTAESGGDQIQSLTAAQDTLTAALQEQEDQGQLSAATTQKLIDAGYESALVIDQETGAVHLNKEAFIQAARAKIDERIETLQTKKASVEARIALIEEARAANDAAIAHYNKAKAVRNSKRESRDGLEASVSAYDKEIAALQQSKKNLDSYATASSGAAKTSASTSKKIQTQAEKDLAKFKELRSTLDHALAMGEITEEEYYKALEGYRDQYLTDRGNLSEYRKINEELYKYDQKLAEDEKKLWAEQTGALVSELESRFDAIMDKQSDMAKKLAGYGDLFTVEGDKMSLESIQRQTDAIRDYGDTLRQLKDSGVTGDLLGEITRMDVDDATQYGNLLLGMSEDDLAAYIEAWDEKQTEAKRIAEEFYSDELKTLETEFKDKLDGALDPALLSAFANGQEIDQAIIDGLSDKEAEIYEKVSGNAREMERILSSAAFSADIVDGSHAAGLPYVPFDGYLAQLHQGERVLTKEAAQAYITRSMPKNFSIPASNHQQDVSSLLTQAVNAISMNQGTVASGDLIVEIPVDGEKFYRATIRDFRRVSRANPEVRA, encoded by the coding sequence ATGGCAGCCAAAGTGATTTCACTTGCCATTGAGGGCGAGCGGGAATATCTGCAGTCCATTTCCCAAATCAACAGCGCTCTGGACGCGCTGAAAGCCCAGCTTGCTCAGGTGGAGGATCAAGTCCTCAGCAGCGCCGACAGCATAGAGGCCCTGTCTGCAAAAAACGACCTTTTACTGAGCATCCAGACGGAGCTGCAAAAGAAGTTGGAGGCAAGCCGGAAGGCCCTGGAGCGTGCCCAGGCGGCCCAGCAGAAATACATGGACAGCGCCTCGGCGCTGGGCGCAGAGGTCGCCTCCGCCGAAAAGCGCCTTGACGGGCTCAAAACCAGCACCACCGGCCTTTCAGCGGAGCAGTCGTTGCTGAATGAAGCGCTGAGACGCTACCGCGAGGCGCAAGCCGATGCCCAGGCGTATCAGGATGCCGCCCAAAAAGGCGTGGAGCGCTGGCAGGACACGGTCAGCGGCGCCCAGAAGGACTTAGAGCGGCTGAATGTCCAGTTGGCGGACAACGCAACGCGCTTGGAGGAGGCGAAAAAATCCGCCGACAAGCATGCAACAGCCACGAGTCAATACGCAAAACAATCCAAGGAAGCCGCCCGTGAAGCGGATGCCTCCGCAGACGCCATCGGCACACTGGCGTCCGCCCTCAAGGACGCCGGCATCCCCGAGGGCCTGGAACAGATCAAAGCGGCGCTTCAAGCCTGCGTGGATGCCTCTGTCTCCTTTGAAAGCGCCATGGCCGACGTATCCGGCTCGGTGGGAGGCACAGACGCACAACTGAAGGACCTCTCGGACGGCATCAAGCAAATGTCCACCGAAATGCCGGCCTCGGCTGAGGAAATTGCAGCGCTTGCCCAAACTGCCGGACAGTTGGGCATTGCCGCGGAGGATGTGCTGGACTTTTCCCGGGTGATGCTGGGTTTGGGGGAATGCACCGACATGAGTGCGGAGGAAGCCACCTCCGCCTTCGCAAAGCTCTCTGCCATGACCGGCACTTCGGCGGCGGACTATGAGCGCCTGGGCTCCGTCATTGTGGAGCTGGACAACCACTTTGCCGCCACAGGACAGGAAATCATCCAGCTTGCCGCAGAGTTTGCCGCCGCCGGCGTACAGGCGGGACTTACAGAGCCGGAGATCATGGCCCTGGCCGCCGCCATGGCCAGCGTGGCTGCCGAGTCGGGAACAGGAGGGGCCGCTCTGAACGAAGCCCTAACCGCCATGGAATCCGCGGTTTCCTCCGGCGGCGCCGCTTTGGAAACCTTCGCCCGGGTCTCGGGGCTCTCTGCAGCCGAGTTTTCAGCGGCCTTTCAGGACAACGCCGTCACGGCCATCCAGGCCTTTTTCTCCGGGCTGGGAGAACTGGAGAAACAGGGTCAAAGTGCCGCAACGGTGCTGGAGGAGCTGGGGCTTTCCTCCGCCGATCAGGCAGGCCTGCTTACCTCCCTGGCCACGTCGTCGGACAACCTCAGCAGCGCGCTGGCCCTCTCCGGCCAGGCCTGGAAAGAGAACACAGCTTTAAGCGATGAGGCCGGCATACACTATGAGACCACCGAGGGCAAGCTTGCAATGTGCGAAAACGCCCTCACCAATGTCAAGGCAGCCATAGGAGACGTCCTGGCTCCGGCGCTCCAGGACGCCGCAAGCTTTGGAACCGAAGCCTTCTCCTGGGCGGCGGACTTCATCGAGCAGAATCCCTGGCTGATAGAAGCGCTGACCGGCGTGGCCGCCGCGGTGGGCACCCTTGTGACCGGCGTCACCGCACTTGGGGCAGTAAACACCGTGCTCTCCGCCATCGGTTCGTCCCTATCGGTCCTGGCGGGGACGGCCATGCCCATCGTAGGCATCGTATCCGCGTTTGTTGGGCTGGCCGCCGCCATCGGAACCGCGGCGGCATCAGCCTCAAGCGCGGTACCGTCCGTCCAAGAGCTGACAACCGCCGCTCAGGCCTCAGCCGATGCCATGGCCGGAGCAAAGGACCGCTACAGCGACACCCTGGCCGCCACGGAGGCGGCCGCCAACGTGGCGGACACGTATATAGATAAATTGGAATCCATGAAGGCCGCCGGGCTCCAGACGGACGAGCAGGCCAAGGAATACCACGACACCCTGGCCACGCTGTGCCAGGTGGTGCCGGAGCTGGCCTCCTCCATCGACCTGGAGACCGATTCCATCAAGGGCGGGACGGAGGCCCTGCGGGACAACGTAGATGCCTGGAAAGCCAACGCCGAGCAGCAGGCCTATCAGGACTACTACAACTCCCTCTATGCAAATTACTCCGCCGTTCTGATCGAAGCGGAAAAAAACAGCATCAAGCTTAGCGAAGCCCAGGCTGCGGCCGATGTGGCTGCCGCTGGGATGGATTCCTCCTATGAAAAGCTTCTGGCCACCCTGGGGATGACCGACGAGCAGTTCAGAAGCACGTACAACACGGTGGAGGACATCCCTTATCGGTCCGTTTCAGAGGATGTGGCGAACCTGCGCGGCCAGTACCTCTCCTTTAAGGGACAGCTGGAGGACAGTAATGCATCTGTGGTCAGCTTTCAGTCCGCCATCGAGGAAAATGAAGAAGCCGTCGCCGATGCGGAGGCAGAACTGGAGCTGGCTGAACAGGCGCTGGCCAACCTATCCGGAACTGCGGAAAGCGGCGGAGATCAGATACAGTCGCTAACCGCGGCCCAGGACACGCTGACCGCGGCCCTTCAGGAGCAGGAGGACCAGGGCCAGCTCAGCGCGGCAACCACGCAGAAGCTGATTGACGCCGGGTATGAGTCTGCGCTTGTCATAGACCAGGAGACAGGCGCAGTTCATTTGAACAAGGAAGCGTTCATCCAGGCCGCAAGGGCTAAGATCGATGAACGGATTGAAACCCTGCAGACAAAAAAGGCCAGCGTGGAGGCAAGGATCGCGCTGATAGAGGAAGCGCGGGCGGCAAACGACGCTGCCATCGCCCACTACAATAAGGCGAAGGCCGTCCGAAACAGCAAGCGAGAATCCAGGGACGGCCTTGAAGCTTCCGTTTCCGCCTATGACAAAGAGATAGCAGCCCTGCAGCAGTCCAAGAAGAATCTTGACAGCTATGCCACCGCTTCTTCTGGAGCCGCCAAAACCTCCGCATCCACCTCCAAAAAAATCCAGACCCAGGCGGAGAAGGACTTGGCCAAATTCAAAGAGCTGCGCTCCACCCTGGATCACGCTCTTGCCATGGGCGAGATCACGGAGGAGGAGTACTATAAGGCTCTCGAGGGCTACCGGGACCAGTACCTGACCGATAGAGGCAACCTCTCTGAGTATCGGAAAATCAACGAGGAACTCTACAAGTATGATCAGAAGCTGGCGGAGGATGAAAAGAAGCTCTGGGCGGAACAGACGGGCGCCCTGGTCAGCGAGTTGGAAAGCCGCTTTGACGCCATCATGGACAAGCAGAGTGATATGGCGAAAAAGCTGGCCGGGTACGGCGACCTGTTTACCGTCGAGGGCGATAAAATGTCCCTCGAGAGCATCCAGCGCCAGACCGACGCCATCCGGGACTACGGCGATACCCTACGGCAGCTGAAGGACAGCGGCGTTACAGGCGATCTTCTTGGCGAGATTACCCGCATGGATGTGGACGACGCCACGCAGTACGGCAACTTGCTGCTGGGCATGTCGGAGGACGACCTGGCGGCCTATATTGAAGCCTGGGACGAGAAGCAAACTGAGGCAAAACGGATTGCGGAGGAGTTCTACAGCGACGAACTGAAGACCCTGGAAACAGAGTTCAAGGATAAACTGGACGGCGCGCTCGACCCCGCACTCTTATCAGCCTTTGCAAACGGCCAGGAAATCGACCAGGCAATTATCGACGGGCTGAGCGACAAGGAGGCGGAGATTTATGAAAAGGTCTCCGGCAATGCAAGAGAGATGGAACGCATCCTTTCCTCCGCCGCCTTCAGCGCGGATATCGTGGACGGCTCCCACGCGGCAGGGCTGCCCTATGTGCCCTTTGACGGCTATCTTGCTCAGCTGCATCAGGGTGAGCGGGTGCTGACAAAAGAAGCGGCCCAAGCCTACATCACCCGCTCCATGCCTAAAAATTTCAGCATTCCCGCGTCGAACCATCAGCAGGACGTGAGTTCCCTGCTTACCCAGGCGGTGAACGCCATTTCTATGAACCAAGGAACTGTGGCCAGCGGAGACTTGATTGTTGAGATCCCGGTGGATGGAGAAAAGTTCTACCGGGCCACCATCAGGGATTTCCGCAGGGTCAGCCGAGCCAATCCGGAGGTGCGCGCATGA